The proteins below are encoded in one region of Tsuneonella sp. CC-YZS046:
- a CDS encoding DEAD/DEAH box helicase, translating into MSFDHLPPQISASLAERGYAEPTPVQAAVLEPEALDRDLIVSARTGSGKTVAFGMAMSRNLLADELPPAGVPMALVIAPTRELALQVSRELAWLYGKAGARITTCVGGMDPGKERRTLMHGTHIVVGTPGRLRDHLERGALDLSGLRFVVLDEADEMLDMGFREDLEEILDATPAERRTFMFSATMPKPIVALARRYQRDALRISTIDDDRGHGDISYQTVAVSPADIEHAVINLLRFHEAETAMLFCATRDNVRHLHSALVERGFAAVALSGEHSQNERNHALQALRDGRARVCVATDVAARGIDVASLSLVIHVEVPRDAETLQHRSGRTGRAGRKGTAVLIVPFPRRRRVEEMLRRARIAAEWVEVPSAALIRERDRERLIATLLASGLDSGLDPVEANEEDQLLAERLLEQKDARSIAVALVRAHRKSLPEPEELIDLSPRGGEQGQDKSRHRSGFEDVVWFRMDIGRRQNADPRWILPLLCRRGHITRNEIGAIRIAANETFFQVPRAVEARFRSALQRSAKEGAEDESGIRIEPAPESPREAARGHARKQRGGANRAQPRDDGGPRKSRPGKAGAHRHRKGQPRAAR; encoded by the coding sequence ATGTCATTCGATCATCTTCCCCCGCAGATTTCCGCTTCCCTGGCCGAGCGAGGCTACGCCGAGCCGACCCCGGTTCAGGCCGCCGTATTGGAGCCGGAAGCCCTTGACCGCGACCTGATCGTTTCGGCGCGGACCGGCTCCGGCAAGACCGTGGCGTTCGGGATGGCCATGTCGAGGAACCTGCTGGCCGACGAACTGCCTCCGGCAGGCGTTCCAATGGCGCTGGTGATCGCGCCGACCCGTGAACTGGCGCTGCAGGTCAGCCGGGAACTTGCGTGGCTCTACGGCAAGGCCGGCGCGCGCATCACCACCTGCGTCGGCGGTATGGACCCAGGCAAGGAACGGCGCACTCTGATGCATGGCACCCATATCGTCGTCGGCACGCCGGGGCGTTTGCGCGACCATCTGGAACGCGGCGCGCTCGACCTTTCAGGCCTGCGCTTCGTCGTGCTGGATGAAGCCGACGAAATGCTGGACATGGGGTTTCGTGAGGATCTCGAGGAAATCCTGGACGCGACGCCGGCGGAGCGCCGCACCTTCATGTTTTCCGCGACCATGCCCAAACCGATTGTCGCGCTGGCCCGCCGGTATCAGCGCGATGCGCTGCGCATTTCCACGATCGACGACGATCGGGGGCATGGCGACATCTCCTATCAGACGGTGGCCGTCTCCCCCGCGGATATCGAACATGCGGTGATCAACCTGCTCCGCTTCCACGAGGCGGAAACCGCCATGCTGTTCTGCGCCACCCGCGACAATGTTCGCCATCTCCACTCGGCGCTGGTCGAGCGGGGCTTTGCAGCGGTGGCCCTCTCGGGCGAGCATAGCCAGAACGAACGCAACCACGCCTTGCAGGCGCTGCGCGACGGGCGCGCCCGGGTCTGCGTTGCGACCGATGTGGCGGCCCGCGGCATCGATGTCGCATCGCTCAGCCTCGTCATCCATGTCGAGGTGCCGCGCGATGCAGAAACGCTCCAGCATCGCTCCGGGCGCACCGGCCGGGCCGGACGCAAGGGCACGGCGGTGCTGATCGTGCCGTTCCCTCGCCGCCGCCGCGTGGAGGAGATGCTGCGCCGGGCGCGTATTGCCGCGGAATGGGTGGAGGTGCCGAGCGCGGCGCTCATCCGCGAACGGGATCGCGAGCGCTTGATCGCCACATTGCTTGCTTCCGGGCTTGATTCCGGGCTCGATCCCGTCGAGGCGAACGAAGAGGATCAGCTTCTGGCGGAACGCCTGCTGGAGCAGAAGGATGCGCGGTCTATCGCCGTCGCGCTGGTTCGCGCCCATCGCAAATCCCTGCCGGAGCCGGAGGAACTGATCGATCTTTCCCCACGGGGCGGGGAGCAGGGGCAGGACAAGTCCCGCCATCGCAGCGGGTTCGAGGATGTCGTGTGGTTTCGCATGGACATCGGCCGCAGGCAGAATGCCGATCCGCGCTGGATTCTGCCCTTGCTCTGCCGCCGTGGCCACATCACCCGAAACGAGATCGGCGCGATCCGAATCGCGGCGAACGAGACATTCTTCCAGGTGCCCCGGGCAGTGGAGGCCAGGTTCCGCTCGGCCTTGCAGCGCTCCGCGAAGGAGGGGGCCGAAGACGAGAGCGGCATCCGCATCGAGCCTGCGCCCGAAAGCCCGCGTGAAGCAGCCCGTGGCCATGCGCGCAAGCAGCGCGGCGGCGCGAACAGGGCGCAGCCTCGCGATGACGGCGGGCCGCGCAAGAGCCGGCCCGGCAAGGCGGGGGCGCATCGGCACCGCAAGGGCCAGCCCCGCGCGGCGCGCTGA
- a CDS encoding TetR/AcrR family transcriptional regulator, with amino-acid sequence MRELALRAGFSLATTYNLIGSKATVLYALLNQCMDRVDVARLSTLERGDPIEHVFQASDAAVTIYTADPHFYRPLLRFLLGVPDPVNRPLFMDRAFRYWWAVVQSLSECGGFRDSFVPQALARDLQIFFAGTIDFWVHDELDSAQFKAQIRMGVAMRLLALGLDQYSTRLKSEIATHGRLIDPLLPDIDPARRPSGLTNL; translated from the coding sequence ATGCGTGAATTGGCCTTGCGCGCCGGTTTCAGCCTGGCCACCACCTATAATCTGATCGGTTCGAAGGCGACTGTGCTCTACGCGCTTCTGAACCAGTGCATGGACCGGGTCGATGTCGCAAGGCTTTCCACGCTTGAGCGCGGCGATCCGATCGAGCATGTTTTTCAGGCGTCGGATGCCGCCGTCACCATCTACACGGCCGATCCCCATTTCTACCGGCCGCTCCTTCGGTTCCTGCTTGGCGTGCCCGATCCGGTCAATCGGCCGCTCTTCATGGATCGTGCATTCCGTTATTGGTGGGCGGTGGTCCAGTCGCTGTCGGAATGCGGCGGCTTCCGGGATTCATTCGTGCCGCAGGCGCTGGCGCGCGATCTCCAGATATTCTTTGCCGGAACCATCGACTTCTGGGTGCATGACGAGTTGGACAGTGCGCAATTCAAGGCGCAGATCCGCATGGGTGTCGCCATGCGATTGCTCGCGCTCGGGCTGGATCAATATTCCACCCGCCTAAAAAGTGAAATCGCGACGCATGGCAGGCTGATCGACCCGCTGCTGCCGGACATCGATCCGGCAAGGCGGCCTAGCGGTTTGACAAACTTATAA
- a CDS encoding Gfo/Idh/MocA family oxidoreductase has product MNPVRVGILGCAKIIGWGLMDHREMLPEIEVVNIASRNIEKAAATARQYGFPRYGSYEDLLRDPEVEVVYVPLPNALHAQWSIAALRAGKAVVCEKPLASNAEEAEHLRAVAEETGLPLIEAVHYLYHPLAHRLIELVRSGALGRIERILARVHLSSDFFEPDDIRFSYDLAGGATMDPGCYCISLCRIVTGEEPVVTSATPDLLSADIDRSMVATLQFPGGCVATVETSLRTDPWDIRLVVEGSRGRLETTNPLVPHFGHGWTLTVDGVETTESFDMTPTFVFEWKEIADVIRNGAPIRTPAGDGVANMKVVDAIYRAAGMRVR; this is encoded by the coding sequence ATGAATCCGGTGCGGGTAGGCATCCTGGGCTGCGCGAAGATCATCGGCTGGGGCCTGATGGATCATCGGGAGATGCTGCCCGAAATCGAAGTGGTGAACATCGCTTCGCGCAATATCGAGAAAGCGGCGGCCACCGCCAGGCAATACGGATTTCCCCGATACGGCAGCTATGAGGATTTGCTGCGGGACCCGGAAGTCGAGGTCGTTTACGTTCCCCTGCCGAATGCGCTGCATGCGCAATGGTCGATCGCCGCCTTGCGTGCGGGCAAGGCCGTGGTGTGCGAGAAGCCGCTGGCCTCGAATGCGGAGGAAGCCGAGCATCTTCGCGCCGTCGCCGAGGAGACGGGCCTGCCGCTGATCGAGGCGGTTCACTATCTTTACCACCCGCTGGCCCATCGGCTCATCGAACTCGTGCGAAGCGGCGCGCTCGGCAGGATCGAACGAATCCTCGCCAGGGTGCATCTCTCCAGCGATTTCTTCGAGCCGGATGACATCCGGTTCAGCTACGATCTGGCGGGCGGGGCGACCATGGACCCGGGCTGTTACTGCATCAGCCTGTGCCGGATCGTGACCGGCGAGGAACCGGTCGTCACAAGCGCGACGCCGGATCTGCTGAGCGCGGACATCGACAGATCGATGGTGGCGACGCTTCAGTTTCCGGGCGGGTGCGTCGCAACGGTGGAGACTTCCCTGCGAACCGATCCGTGGGACATCCGGCTCGTGGTGGAAGGCAGCCGGGGCAGGCTCGAAACCACCAATCCGCTGGTCCCCCATTTCGGTCATGGCTGGACATTGACGGTAGACGGCGTGGAAACCACCGAAAGTTTCGACATGACTCCCACATTCGTGTTCGAATGGAAGGAAATCGCGGACGTCATCCGCAACGGGGCGCCGATCCGGACCCCAGCGGGCGATGGTGTCGCCAATATGAAAGTGGTGGATGCCATCTATCGTGCGGCCGGGATGCGGGTCCGCTGA
- a CDS encoding VOC family protein, translating to MSLLRHPFRQIAYAVPDPVEAALRHSALYGSGPFFHARHVPVRDFVYRGQPGSFDHSTVFGQWGDVMVEFFIQHNDAPSHGHDMFPFGSGQVGMHHVALIVPDMGRALAEFAEAGFELASTFHVGGDSGFDVAMIDTRPANGHMIELYGDVAPVQAAYALALDAAASDQERARITEISF from the coding sequence ATGTCCCTGCTGCGCCACCCTTTCCGCCAGATTGCCTATGCGGTTCCCGATCCCGTCGAAGCGGCCTTGAGGCATTCCGCCCTGTATGGCTCCGGCCCGTTCTTCCATGCCCGGCACGTCCCGGTGCGCGACTTCGTGTATCGCGGACAACCGGGAAGTTTCGATCATTCCACCGTCTTCGGCCAATGGGGCGACGTGATGGTCGAGTTCTTCATCCAACATAATGACGCACCCTCGCATGGGCATGACATGTTTCCATTCGGCAGTGGCCAGGTCGGGATGCATCACGTCGCGCTCATCGTGCCGGACATGGGCCGCGCGCTCGCGGAATTCGCGGAAGCCGGGTTTGAACTCGCTTCGACCTTCCATGTCGGCGGCGACAGCGGTTTCGACGTGGCCATGATCGATACCCGCCCCGCCAACGGCCATATGATCGAGCTTTACGGCGATGTGGCGCCCGTCCAGGCGGCCTATGCGCTCGCGCTCGATGCCGCCGCAAGCGATCAGGAACGCGCCCGGATCACCGAAATCAGCTTCTGA
- a CDS encoding VOC family protein translates to MITNEAVAQIAYVVPDIREACLQHARLFGTGPFFVASNIPLSSSRYRGRDVPFNHSSAFGQWGDVMIEFMQPEDDQPSVLTDVLDRTGGKAGMHHKAILVADPPTVAARFEENGFPIAFHGTLTAGVEVFMVDTLDLYGHMIELYAPSELVRGFFTMVRDAPAGFDGTDILRDFAFG, encoded by the coding sequence ATGATTACGAATGAAGCTGTGGCGCAAATCGCCTATGTGGTGCCCGATATTCGCGAAGCCTGCCTGCAACACGCAAGGCTGTTCGGCACAGGCCCGTTTTTCGTCGCCAGCAATATTCCGCTCAGCTCCTCCAGATATCGCGGCCGGGACGTCCCTTTCAATCACAGCTCCGCCTTCGGTCAGTGGGGCGACGTGATGATCGAGTTCATGCAGCCGGAAGACGATCAGCCTTCGGTTCTTACCGATGTGCTGGATCGGACCGGCGGCAAGGCCGGGATGCATCACAAGGCGATCCTGGTGGCGGACCCTCCGACGGTGGCGGCGCGGTTCGAGGAAAACGGCTTTCCCATCGCATTCCACGGGACCCTGACAGCGGGCGTCGAGGTGTTCATGGTCGATACGCTGGATCTCTATGGCCATATGATCGAGCTATATGCGCCGAGCGAACTCGTGCGCGGCTTCTTTACAATGGTCCGGGATGCGCCGGCAGGCTTCGATGGAACGGACATCTTGCGCGATTTCGCGTTCGGCTGA
- a CDS encoding VOC family protein — MQIAQIGMNSSDIPASLRLYSEAFGFRNAGGQGLWGETIKVHGLSAEDTALMWWMIGDQDFFQLEFFHHTSPGQRPMPADWRPCDCGWVRFSIAVPDLQRSGNALERRGVPLLGSAEGPGGRRMAFRDPQVGVIVEVVEDRGRAGPAFRSATSSVSDLEAARAYYRDTLGLPVRPLEEVRDAADEALWGLAGARRKGFAVTIGDRSLEIVQYEDPVGRKRPADFCIADQGIMNVAIISRSTEEIEAMFARLEQAGYASPAMMRAEGIVAGYIVDAERELELAAIPEEMDRFVGFEYTQPFFT, encoded by the coding sequence ATGCAGATCGCGCAAATCGGGATGAATTCGTCCGATATTCCCGCATCTTTGCGCCTTTATTCGGAAGCGTTCGGATTCAGAAATGCCGGCGGGCAGGGTCTCTGGGGGGAAACCATCAAGGTTCACGGCCTGTCGGCAGAGGACACCGCGTTGATGTGGTGGATGATCGGGGATCAGGATTTCTTTCAGCTCGAGTTCTTCCATCACACCAGCCCGGGGCAGCGGCCGATGCCTGCGGATTGGAGGCCCTGCGACTGCGGCTGGGTGCGTTTCAGCATCGCGGTGCCCGATCTCCAACGCAGCGGCAATGCCCTGGAAAGGCGCGGCGTCCCGCTGCTCGGGTCGGCGGAAGGGCCGGGCGGCAGGCGGATGGCGTTCCGCGATCCGCAAGTGGGCGTGATTGTCGAAGTGGTGGAAGATCGCGGCCGCGCCGGTCCGGCCTTTCGGTCCGCCACCAGCTCCGTCTCCGACCTGGAAGCCGCGCGCGCCTATTATCGCGATACGCTTGGCCTTCCCGTCCGGCCGCTTGAAGAGGTGAGGGATGCGGCCGACGAAGCGCTGTGGGGCCTGGCCGGGGCGAGGCGCAAGGGGTTTGCGGTCACGATCGGGGACCGGAGCCTGGAGATCGTCCAATATGAAGATCCGGTCGGGCGAAAGCGGCCGGCGGATTTCTGCATAGCGGATCAGGGCATCATGAACGTCGCGATCATCTCGCGCTCCACGGAAGAGATCGAAGCGATGTTCGCGCGGCTGGAACAGGCTGGATACGCCTCACCGGCCATGATGCGGGCCGAGGGAATCGTGGCCGGCTATATCGTCGATGCGGAGCGTGAGCTGGAATTGGCGGCCATCCCCGAGGAAATGGATCGCTTCGTCGGCTTCGAATACACCCAGCCCTTCTTCACATGA
- a CDS encoding TonB-dependent receptor → MSLGKKMILGLGTSAMAMGWAAAAHGQETGGLNEIIVTAQKREQSLMDVGQTLSVLSGDALEKQRIQGGEDLAIAVPSLTFARSDYNVPVFSLRGIGFNSSALGAYPAVSFYLDEAPLAFPITASNQTFDLQRIEVLKGPQGTLFGQNSTGGAINLIANKPTDSFEAGVSATYGRFNLFEFTGHVSGPLSDTVRARFAGQAHVMDPWQKSYTRPWDRNGREEYFAGRGILEWEPDDTFKATLTVAGWKDKSEPQALALAGTKYAYTQYLTTPLGAPVLDQPLIPTNPRYADWGGPVGPSDNDFIMQSTPTRLFADRDQIQGSLRLEFSPTDNLLLTSLSSYVRFRQEMGASRSGSAIQNEDQTRMDGRIDSFSQELRLENTGNNALHWVVGVNYENSKIAEDQLQSYANNTSAINSGIFQNGIKKHDSIENIAAFANLEAEIIPRLTAKGGIRYTKSTIKNRACGTDAGDGNIANVFNYLGDLFNGNLNPDGSRINPDLFPYIQPGDCFTHNYALIPGEQFRDTLKEDNVSWRVGLDYRATDELLLYGNVSKGYKTGSFPTGSPASYVGLQPVTQESVLAYEIGLKSELLDRRLTINAAGFIYDYRDKQVQGSINDAVWGALPQLRNIPKSKVKGAEIEINAAPVRGLSLSASATYLDSEITRIDPNEYTAVGPLDMNGQKLPLTPKWSYMLGGEYTFDAGRISPFIGANWRWVGKTDATLGGSITEIPALPAGGPQNRFLPGYDAPFTIGSYGLLSGRAGINGPDDRWSLYVWCDNCTNKYYWLNVTVAQDNISRGVGRPATYGVTATFDF, encoded by the coding sequence ATGTCACTTGGGAAAAAGATGATCCTGGGCCTGGGAACGTCCGCCATGGCGATGGGATGGGCCGCCGCTGCCCATGGGCAGGAGACTGGTGGGTTGAACGAGATTATTGTGACGGCGCAGAAGCGCGAGCAGAGCCTGATGGATGTTGGTCAGACGCTGAGCGTGCTGTCTGGTGATGCGCTGGAGAAGCAGCGCATTCAGGGCGGGGAAGACCTGGCGATTGCGGTTCCGAGCCTGACCTTTGCGCGGTCGGACTACAACGTGCCGGTTTTCTCGCTGCGCGGGATCGGGTTCAACTCGAGCGCGCTGGGCGCCTATCCGGCGGTCAGCTTCTATCTCGACGAAGCGCCGCTGGCGTTTCCGATCACCGCCTCCAATCAGACCTTCGACCTGCAGCGGATCGAGGTGCTGAAGGGCCCGCAGGGCACGCTGTTCGGCCAGAACTCGACCGGCGGCGCGATCAACCTGATCGCCAACAAGCCGACCGACAGCTTCGAGGCGGGGGTTTCGGCGACCTACGGCCGGTTCAACCTGTTCGAGTTCACCGGCCATGTCAGCGGGCCGCTGTCGGATACGGTGCGGGCGCGCTTTGCCGGACAGGCGCATGTGATGGACCCCTGGCAGAAGAGCTATACCCGGCCGTGGGACCGCAACGGGCGGGAAGAATACTTCGCCGGCCGCGGCATTCTCGAATGGGAACCGGACGACACCTTCAAGGCGACCCTCACGGTGGCGGGCTGGAAGGACAAGTCCGAGCCTCAGGCGCTGGCGCTGGCCGGCACGAAGTATGCCTATACGCAATATCTGACGACGCCGCTTGGCGCTCCGGTGCTGGATCAGCCGCTCATCCCCACCAACCCGCGCTATGCCGACTGGGGCGGCCCGGTGGGACCGTCGGACAATGACTTCATCATGCAGTCCACCCCGACCCGGCTGTTCGCGGACCGCGACCAGATCCAGGGTTCGCTGCGGCTGGAATTCAGCCCGACCGACAATCTGCTGCTGACCTCGCTGTCGTCCTATGTCCGGTTCCGCCAGGAGATGGGCGCGTCGCGCAGCGGCTCGGCGATCCAGAACGAAGACCAGACCAGGATGGATGGCCGGATCGACAGCTTCTCGCAGGAACTGCGGCTGGAGAATACCGGCAATAACGCATTGCACTGGGTGGTCGGCGTCAATTACGAGAACAGCAAGATCGCCGAAGACCAGCTGCAATCCTACGCCAACAATACCAGCGCCATCAATTCCGGCATCTTCCAGAACGGCATCAAGAAGCACGATTCGATCGAGAACATCGCGGCATTCGCCAATCTGGAAGCCGAAATCATTCCCCGGCTGACCGCCAAGGGCGGCATCCGCTACACCAAGTCGACCATCAAGAACAGGGCGTGCGGGACCGACGCCGGGGACGGCAACATCGCCAATGTCTTCAACTATCTGGGTGACCTGTTCAACGGCAACCTCAATCCCGACGGCAGCAGGATCAATCCCGATCTGTTCCCCTATATCCAGCCCGGCGATTGCTTCACGCACAATTACGCCCTGATCCCCGGGGAACAGTTCCGCGACACCTTGAAGGAAGACAATGTCTCGTGGCGGGTCGGCCTCGATTATCGTGCGACCGACGAGTTGCTGCTCTACGGCAACGTCTCCAAGGGCTACAAGACGGGCAGCTTCCCGACCGGCTCCCCGGCCAGCTACGTCGGGCTGCAGCCGGTCACGCAGGAATCGGTGCTGGCCTATGAAATCGGCCTCAAGTCGGAACTGCTGGACCGCCGCCTGACGATCAATGCGGCCGGGTTCATCTACGACTATCGCGACAAGCAGGTCCAGGGCTCGATCAACGATGCGGTATGGGGCGCCTTGCCGCAGTTGCGCAACATCCCCAAGTCCAAGGTCAAGGGCGCGGAAATCGAAATCAACGCCGCCCCGGTGCGCGGGCTGAGCCTTTCCGCGTCGGCCACCTATCTGGATTCGGAGATCACCAGGATCGACCCGAACGAATACACGGCCGTCGGGCCGCTGGACATGAACGGGCAGAAGCTGCCGCTGACCCCCAAGTGGTCTTACATGCTGGGCGGCGAATATACCTTCGATGCAGGCCGGATCAGCCCGTTCATCGGCGCCAACTGGCGCTGGGTCGGCAAGACCGACGCCACCCTCGGCGGTTCGATCACGGAAATTCCGGCGCTGCCAGCCGGCGGGCCGCAGAACCGGTTCCTTCCCGGCTATGATGCTCCCTTCACCATCGGCTCCTACGGATTGCTGAGCGGGCGGGCGGGCATCAACGGTCCGGACGACAGGTGGAGCCTGTATGTCTGGTGCGACAACTGCACCAACAAATACTACTGGCTCAACGTCACCGTCGCCCAGGACAATATCTCCAGAGGTGTCGGCAGGCCCGCCACCTATGGCGTCACCGCTACCTTCGACTTCTGA
- a CDS encoding glutathione binding-like protein → MINIYYGATPNVYKVTVAVEEMGFESTRIAVDIFNGDQFKPEFLKISPNNRIPAIVDTDPAGGGEPVSVAESGAILIYLAEKSGRFLAPGGQERALTLQWIMWQMSAQGPTLGQFGHFRNYAPEKLPYAIERFGKEARRLYALLDKQLADRAFLAGEYSIADMINWPWLLFRDHHGLDLDEFPHLARWFHAIEARPAVQAAMRDATIPPPPTFTDEQRKLLFDQRE, encoded by the coding sequence ATGATCAATATCTATTATGGCGCGACGCCCAATGTCTACAAGGTGACTGTCGCGGTCGAGGAAATGGGGTTCGAGAGCACCCGGATAGCTGTCGACATATTCAACGGCGATCAATTCAAGCCGGAATTTCTGAAGATCAGTCCCAACAACCGGATACCTGCAATCGTGGACACCGATCCGGCGGGAGGCGGAGAACCGGTCAGCGTTGCTGAATCCGGGGCCATCCTCATCTATCTGGCCGAAAAGTCGGGGCGCTTTCTGGCGCCGGGCGGGCAGGAGCGGGCTCTCACCCTGCAATGGATCATGTGGCAGATGTCGGCCCAGGGGCCGACTTTGGGCCAGTTCGGGCATTTCCGCAATTATGCGCCGGAGAAGCTGCCCTATGCGATCGAGCGCTTCGGAAAGGAGGCGCGCAGGCTGTATGCCCTGCTCGACAAGCAATTGGCGGATCGTGCATTTCTCGCCGGGGAATATTCGATCGCCGACATGATCAATTGGCCATGGCTTCTCTTTCGCGATCATCATGGGCTGGATCTCGACGAATTTCCGCATCTGGCGCGCTGGTTCCACGCCATCGAGGCACGACCGGCGGTGCAGGCGGCAATGCGGGATGCGACGATCCCTCCACCCCCGACTTTCACGGACGAACAGCGCAAGCTCCTGTTCGACCAAAGGGAATGA
- a CDS encoding LysR family transcriptional regulator codes for MDIRHLRYFVAIADNTSLLKASEHLHIAQSSLSVHLANLEADLGVRLMDRNRKGVELTPAGKAFYEKARNLLRQYREMRDAVSGFADTPRGRVAIGMPSTTSAVIAGELYGRLADSFPEVRVYITDAGAGSIYEWLLDGRLDLAILFSVSEDSNLDVTPLYREEFCLVSHADHALPGEDVDFASIFDLPLVSSSHATTWRKVLDEMAERFGKKFDPLLETESVAVLLSILATGRARCVLPLSYASAQLSGQLSGIPLEYQRLVNPELCGAVSLVHLSSARLNATQQAVKDEIIGILGGREGKAPSLDGSFKIPVMRTMPTLPPRFSKLGR; via the coding sequence ATGGATATACGTCACCTGAGGTATTTCGTCGCGATTGCGGACAATACCAGCCTCTTGAAGGCGAGCGAGCATCTCCATATCGCTCAATCTTCTCTCAGCGTTCACCTGGCCAATCTGGAAGCCGACCTGGGGGTCAGGCTGATGGATCGCAACCGGAAGGGCGTGGAGCTTACCCCGGCGGGGAAAGCGTTCTACGAGAAAGCCCGGAACCTGTTGCGCCAATATCGTGAAATGCGCGATGCCGTCAGCGGCTTTGCGGACACGCCCAGGGGCCGGGTTGCGATCGGCATGCCTTCCACGACCTCGGCGGTCATCGCGGGAGAGCTGTATGGCAGGCTGGCCGACAGCTTTCCGGAAGTGCGAGTCTATATCACGGATGCCGGAGCCGGCAGCATCTACGAATGGCTGCTGGACGGGCGGCTCGATCTCGCGATCCTGTTTAGCGTTTCGGAGGATTCCAATCTGGATGTGACCCCGCTTTATCGCGAGGAGTTCTGCCTGGTCAGCCATGCGGATCATGCCTTGCCGGGCGAGGACGTGGATTTTGCATCGATCTTCGATTTGCCGCTGGTTTCCAGTTCCCACGCCACGACCTGGCGCAAGGTGCTGGATGAAATGGCCGAGCGCTTCGGCAAGAAGTTCGATCCCCTGCTTGAAACGGAATCCGTCGCCGTCCTGCTATCCATCCTGGCGACGGGGCGAGCGAGGTGTGTCCTGCCGCTTTCCTATGCCTCTGCTCAATTGTCCGGCCAATTATCCGGAATTCCCTTGGAATATCAGAGGCTCGTCAATCCGGAGCTGTGCGGCGCTGTATCCCTGGTGCATCTTTCATCGGCACGGCTGAATGCGACCCAGCAAGCGGTCAAGGATGAGATCATCGGGATATTGGGCGGCCGGGAAGGGAAGGCGCCCAGCCTGGATGGTTCCTTCAAAATTCCGGTCATGCGCACCATGCCGACGCTTCCGCCACGGTTCTCGAAACTCGGCCGGTAG
- a CDS encoding MgtC/SapB family protein, producing MTLAEFFQANGFNPLPHFVALLTAYLFALPIGWNRERAERSAGLRTFPLVAVASCGIVEAAEGLTVGHPEAMARIVEGIITGMGFIGGGAILRTKASVSGTATAASLWATGAMGMAVGLGSYDVALMICIVTVATFGLLSPLKHHIDEQPATED from the coding sequence ATGACGCTAGCAGAATTTTTCCAGGCAAATGGCTTCAATCCTCTGCCGCATTTCGTCGCGCTGCTCACAGCCTATCTCTTTGCCTTGCCGATCGGCTGGAATCGCGAAAGGGCCGAGCGGAGCGCCGGCTTGCGGACCTTTCCCCTCGTCGCCGTCGCCAGTTGCGGGATCGTGGAAGCCGCCGAAGGCCTCACCGTCGGCCACCCGGAGGCCATGGCCCGGATAGTCGAAGGCATCATAACCGGCATGGGCTTCATCGGCGGCGGCGCGATCCTGCGAACGAAAGCCAGCGTATCCGGCACGGCGACAGCGGCAAGCCTCTGGGCGACGGGAGCGATGGGGATGGCTGTCGGCCTTGGCAGCTACGACGTGGCCTTGATGATATGCATCGTGACTGTGGCCACATTCGGCCTGCTCTCGCCGCTCAAGCATCACATCGACGAGCAGCCTGCGACGGAGGATTAA